The Apium graveolens cultivar Ventura chromosome 10, ASM990537v1, whole genome shotgun sequence nucleotide sequence TGTGGTCATTGAATTGGGTTATGGCGGGATCAAGTTTGAAGATGGGTTAGAGATTTTAGAGTGGTTTAACAAGGATGCTTAAAATGAGCTCATTTCGAGGGAAATTATATTTGATTAAGGCAATCGCTCTGCTcccaattttatttatttcaaacaaACACCACATCTCTCATTATTGACTGAATAAATTTAATTTTCATAAAAAATACgttatattattattttgttGGCAGAAATGCATTATATTACATAGCTTACATACAATTTCTTTTAGTTGTACCAAATTATATTGTGCATTATATATGCATATTTGATGCTCTTATTCATCCCCGCCAATGATACAATTATGCAAAAGGATGCAGGGATAACTAGAAATAGaattaataaaaacataaataagAAAAACTTACAAAAGATCAAGAAAAATGGCTTTCAAACTAGTATAAGATTTTGTGACAGATCCGTAGATCGAAATAGCTTCCGGAATTATCAGTTAATGAAACTAAAATGTCCTTTCAAAAAAGGCAACGTTTGAAACTAAACGCCAAATCTGGTTATTTAAATGCTAAATGCTCTGTTTGCATATTCTTAATTCAGACTATCAAAAGAAATAGATTTTCATCACCATCTAGGGCTATAAAATAAATTGAGAGAAAGAAGGCCTTCATCTCCTTGTTTAAGCTCCTCCAGAGCCAAATTTCTTTCCGAATACTATCACCTGAAGCTTGTCGTAACCTGCAAGCACACCAGCACCAGCAACTGCACGGAGGATGTTAGCACCAGCACCCTTGAACAGAGATTTAGCACCCTCATTCTTCAATATCTGAGTAAATGCATCTAGGGAACTCTTGTACTTCACAGCTTCTCCGGATGTCATCATCATTCTTCTGCGGACAGTGTCAATGGGGTAGGATGCAAGGCCAGCACCATTGGTGATTACCCACCCTAGTGCAAAACTAGCAAAGAAACTATCCTGAATTGTACACATAAGAACCAAAAGAGCATGTTAGCAACTAAAAAAAGTAAATGTCAGCATCGCACATGTACGTACCCATATCTCAGGagtattaaatattttaaatactagtgaaaacataaatttataaatGTTCAGAATTCTTAAAAATACACATCAGCTAACTCAGTCGGGCAGGCAAGTTACTAGATGTTGCTATTTAGCAGTCAACTGGAATTTCTCTTTAGAAATAAGTAGACATCGAATAGATATACAAAGAACTTGTTACAAGATCATGCGGGCAAGCCAAGCATTTTCAACAAAATTTACTGACCTGCAACTTTCCAGTGAGGAGAACTGGTTTCAATGAGTCGTACATTCCGAAGTACAATCCACGGTACACAATGATGCCAACACATGAAATGTTGAATCCACGATATAGACCAGCAAGACCATCGGTAGCAAGAGTTTTCTTGTAAACATCAACCAATCCATTAAACTGCCTCTCTCCACCCTTCTTTGCAGCCTTAGCATCATTTGCAAGACGAGTTCGAGCATAATCCAAGGAGTAAACAAAGAGTAGCGAAGAGGCACCAGCAGCACCACCTGATCCCAGGTTACCAGCAAACCATTTCCAGTAACCATCACGGTCCTTCTTAAAGTTGAACAAGCTCTTAAAGTAATCCTTAAAAGCAAAGTTCAAAGCCTGTTTCCAGAACAAATATTAGTAAAGTAAATATTGTGGATCAAAATGTTTCAGTACATCAACTAAATATTAAATGACAAACCTGAGTGGGGAAGTAACGAATAACATTCGCGGTGTTTCCTCTCCATAAAGAACCAAAACCTTCGTCTTTGACAGTTCTACTGAAACATTCACCAATCCCTTTGTACGGTTCAGAAAGACGACCAGACTTGAGCATTTCATCTTGGTTTTGAATCAAAAGTTTTACACGCTCAATAGGAGCAGCAGCAGTCTTGGACACAGCGGCTGAGACACCACCCATAAGAAAATCAATGGCAAAGCCTGTAAATCCTTTTTCAGCAGGAGCTTGGACAAAAATAGGCGAAATGTTGGCCTGGGGTACAAATGTGTGTGGCATAGGATAGTTAAATCCGGCATTAGTGTAATTTCCATAGCCAAACTGGGTACGTTGTGTAGGGCCTCCATAGCGGCTCCGAATATCTTGCGAGAGACTTGAACTAATGTGGAACTGATCAGCAAAATTTTGAGCTACGGTTGGGAGCTGCTTCTGATCAGCCATCACTTAAAGCAAATAAATTCCTGCATTTAACAAACAAAATTACCCATAACAAGATTGACTGATTATGAAATCATTCACGCATCAGAAACGGAAAATTAAATTCTTCAATATAAACAAAAAATGGAAGGCACACCAACATTGCACAAAGTAACAAAGATTATGGACTAACGAAAATTAATGCGGTACGCTATGTAAACAGCAGCGCTGTAGGTATCTTAATTTGAATATGCATGTTCAATAAAAGTATATCTTATAATTAAAGAAAAAAGACAAGCAATATTCCTTTGAAAATGTATGGACGTAATTTTGCTTCGGAAAAGCTAGTGACAGGACAAAGGAATGAAGCATAAACTTAAAAGCTACTTGAGAGTTCTCACTAATTGATTCAGTTCACATACTTGAAAAAATATATACGCATTCCACTTGGAAAACTACGATAAATTATAAGGTGAAAGAAAAGCATCACATATCTAAAACAAACTACGAAGCCATTTGGATCATCGAATTCCAGGCCGGTTTTTAGGAATGAAATTTTTATACAAATATTTATTGAAATCTCATTCTAATTCCCATTAACCTGACTGAATCAGGCGATCCAACAGTAACCTATACGAATACTACAAACTAATGAGTAATAATTTCAACTTATTATGATTCAGATCTACTTAAAAACTACAATTAACTTTGACAGCTTAAACAGGCCATCAAGTATACAACACAGTAAAAATTCATACAACACAGTAAAAAAACTAAAAGATTTGTAAAAATCACTGAACAAAACAGTAAAAAAAAAACGATCAGTACGCATCATCACAATCATACTAGTATAAACAGATCTATTGAAACAGATTAAAAAACAAGGAAATGAAATGAGTAGAAAAACACAAAAttatatacatacatgcataaaaattatgaaattgtTAGATAGAGTGATGTATGAACCTTTTTCACAGCCGAATGAAATGAGGGTTTTGAGAGGCAAATGTTTTGTGTGggtttttaatataataataataatagtcgTATATAATTGGGGGCGAGATTTTAGGGATATTTTATACACGCACGCGGCAGGGGAGGGGATGATTCATTGTTTTGTGGACTACTGTTATTTCTTCgaagtttcttttcttttgtgtACGATTTGAATTCTAATGGAATGTTCTTTTAAAAaagaaaattcaaattaaatGGATTGTTTTGAATATAGAATTTTGTTTATACGAACAGCAACCTGGTGTGAGATCTAGAGGGAGAATGACATTTTGACTTAAATTTGGTCAAAatttaattttgtatatttattCTCGGATATTACAGTTTGTATCTACCATTTTTGAAATCCCATTCAAATTATAACTTTTTGCCAAATTTTTAATTCTTGTCTTCAATGACATATTTAATCTATTCTTGAAGACAAAAGATGAGATATATTGTCGACACAACaattatgattaaataattaGGTAAAAATGGTGCATTTACAGATTTCAAATTAGGGGATGCGAACTGCAATTTCTGAAAGTATGTATACAAAATTGAGTTTTAGCCAAATTTAAGGGGTAAAAAGTGCAATTATCgaaaatttttattattaaaaaagaACAATACTACTTTCCCCAAATGACATGACATGACACATAACAAATTTTAATTTGGAACACATATTTACACACGCGGGAtcttattattattaaaaaatattactAAATATATATTAACACAtcatcatttgaaaaattaatttgGGATACTTAGCAATTCTCTTAAGAAAATATACTTAAGATTTATTTAAAAAGTTGAGAATCATTAATTGTGAAATAtaataaattttctaaaatttgtTTATAATAcctttttaataattaaatttatataccttataaataaatttattataataattttaaaacaaaCGTACCTAGATAAGATAATCCTGCTTAGCAATGTCCGATGGATATCTCCGGCTTAGTTCACAATAAAATAGTGTgtgataaaaataaataatactCGTCCCATTTTATGTGACATTTTAATTTTTTAACGCATTTTGATGTGCTTGGAAGAGAAATTTTTACAAAAATATCAACCTTATATTTTTTGacaatataaaaaaaatcaaaaatatattATGTAGAAGTATTTCTTTCGAACGCATCGAAATGCGTGAAAAAAATCAAAAGTCCGCATAAAGTGAAACGGAGGGTGTAGCAAATATGATAAAATATTGATACAAATAAAAGTTTGAAAAATAGAATAGACAAACCTGAGCCCAGGTTTTTATTTGATAGCTTTAGAGATATGATGCGAACGTAAAATTTTATTACAATCAATTTAGAATTTATAATACATGTCTGAACTTGTATAAAAAATCAATATAAACTAAATATCGAAAAAAtctaatatatattataatatatatatatatatataacatccCCGCTCAAACTCACGATACTGCAACAATGAGTATAGAGAGTTTGTCAGACAAGAAACAAAATCGCGAAATAGAGTGAGTATTTGTAAAAATATCAGCAATTTAAAGCGAAGAAGAAACAAAAGATAATGATATAGTGCCTTGCAGCAGATGATGGCGAGTAAGATGACAATTAATCTCAATATGTTTAGTGCCCTCATGAAATACTGAATTACGTGCAATATGAATTGCACTCCCTTATACCTCCTGTCAGTATTTAAAATAGCTTGGGACCTTAGAACAGGTCTTTCAGCTTCAGTTTGACCGAGTTCTTTGATCACTACTCCTTTGGTTGGTCTTTGTCCCGGAATATCAGCATATGGTGAGACAACTTCAGTATTTATTGGTCTCAAAGATTTGAATTCTTCCTCCATTAACCTCGGTTGCTCAAGATTAACTCTGGGATTTCTTTTTCAAAAAtccttctactcacctcagaatctgttgtgcaagacatgcctgtatcataacaagactaagtcatattgacaaccctaagattagttgtattgtaaccttaatctgtaattcatacttgtaacacttaatgtctataaaatgtaaatggagcagactggagcatttttccctaaacagtgtcaagcctaagaattctatccggaagaagatcaagaaggtcatgcctcagaagaattatgaagaagcttggagttgaataattctgtttggtgaaaaacattctaagtcaagatctctacaagtcacataattagtgttatagagaaatcattcgagaactccagaatgacttatcgagaagtcatttaaactccagagagcaccgacggatgaataatatctactcgacggatgagcaatgtctacctGATGGATAAacaatgtctactcgacggataagccatcactactcgacggataagaaacatccaccgggtgtagagaactcatgaattgtctgtcgagaactcagagatatcgacaagtacacattcattagagaactctgagttatcgataagtcaaagtccattagagaactctgagttatcgataaaccaaaattcactagagaactcagagttgtcgataagtctaggaaacaatgaagtttcagagatatcgacaaggcaacatgcctatcgagatgtcgagttctctacagcttaactggagatctcgaagtgaagaaatttctctaagtacagaattgcagaacagtttaatatccaaggttgcaaattaacaaacaattcacatagctggattgacaagtctacaaaaaatagcttgagagatgtgcaagatcaatgacaaagattaactgacagaggagattaaagtaatcacgggatgctaaagatatgctaagccagaaatggaagatttgctattctataaatagaaatgacaagtgacagtttagaaaagctaatagcatgtttattatccactgtgtaaaccagcagttaactgagttagAAAGTTAACACTGAACATCTAGTTAAGTAgaacaatttagatagaaaattgtgtgttctctctcaagaaagaagctaagttctaaaacaagaacttagagattttgtagcaaaatactgtttgatttttaatataaaattaagtgagttttgaaaatctttgttttacatatttgcacagttatttatgtttaacatctattctactaaatctttgataacaaccaactgctaaagcttaagtcgatcaaaaatcaaacatttaagccaaaacacattcacccccccccctctgtgttgtattcatacctaacagaATCAAAAGTTATAATTTTGAGATTCTTatagaatagagttgtctttcttccttcATACTTTAGTGTTTGTAAACAACCTGAATGTCATAATAACCACGCATTCACTTCAATCCGCTTCGTTCCTTTATTAATAATTGAGGTCGTTAGTCAACAATAATCAACTATACATGATGTGTAAAATAACTGCAAGTGCACAGCGGTTGATTGTAGAAAATACAGATCGATCCACAGAGACTATGAATTTTCAAAACCCTAACAATTTAAATCAGGCGAACTAGACAATAAGATTTGAGAGGAGTTTGAATTAACCTAATTAGCAAATAGATCAAATAATATGGAAAACCTAGAAATCTGAATCATTAATCAATCACAATTAATATCAACTCGTCCTAAAATCAATTCTCTTTtcttcaaaaaaaaattaattaacgAGACAAGCATATACTATGAAACTTATTATCTAACAATAACCCATCTAAACTTCATGGAGCAAGTATAGGCTATGAAAAATAAATCTggtaacaataatatatcaaaatcaatttgtcaattaaacaattaagcaccaagaaaaatcatggaaatcaaataataggaacgctaagatatcaaagcaattaaattaacttcatcttcatcctaCGGAACAAATTTAGCTACACATGATAAAAAGATGAACAAAACAAATAACTAATTGGGTGTTTTGGATGTGTTTTGGGTGTTGGATTTCTAAAATATAAGAGGAGGACTCATATATATAGGAAAAATATGAGGGTTTGGGTCTTGAAATACAAGTAGGTATCTTAAAGTATATCATTCTTCTTCTTCAATAAGTATTCTACTTATCTTCCAATTCCCCTGACTTCTGGAATAGTCCACCGCCTTCCTTATTTGCACCTTTTCCAACTCAAattatgattttatttattttcctataaaataaagtaaaacaatttatttattaataaaattatgaaaacaGACATAAAATAGATATTAATAATATGCAATAACATAGACCTATCAAATGCCCCCATACCTATCTTTTGCTCGTCttcgagaaaaatcaaaaagaaaaatatgCTAACTAAGAAAAGTCATATGCTCCTTTTCGTAGGCATGATGGGAAATTTTAGGTTTACCAACCCGTTAAACTCATATAAGATCTCTACAAGAGGAGTGTTGTCTCCTAAGGGTTTACAGAAGATATACCCATAAAATCTGTGAAATACTTTAGTAAGTGTCCAAACTCTATCAACAATAACATTCATCGGTGTCAACACAAGATTTTTTAGGAAAAATACATGCCTTTAAGACTCTTCTAATTATATGCAAGATGTAAGTATCAATAATTCACTTATATCGACTCTGAACGTTTACAAAAAATCCCAAGGTGTGTCGTGAAAATAGGTCTATGAAGAATCAATTGAGTTAGTACATTTCCTCTTTTTCAACCAATATTGAACGAACCCAATCTCTATCAAAACAAGTATCTAGCcaaaattcataatttttttttcttttttttaactGACTTTGCAATGTTCGTTTACTTAGGCTTTTTATGttacccatgtagcgagctttGGGCCAATGACTCCCAAACCAGATGCTCTTAGGACACTAGGTTTTGAAATACCCCTACAGACTTAATTACTTGAGTAACAAATGCCACAAAACAAGACTAGTCAATTATACTACTTGTGCCCATCATCTCAAAAAAAatttctcttttttttatttgtgaggaatattgggtattgaagtattttattca carries:
- the LOC141689340 gene encoding ADP,ATP carrier protein 1, mitochondrial-like, whose product is MADQKQLPTVAQNFADQFHISSSLSQDIRSRYGGPTQRTQFGYGNYTNAGFNYPMPHTFVPQANISPIFVQAPAEKGFTGFAIDFLMGGVSAAVSKTAAAPIERVKLLIQNQDEMLKSGRLSEPYKGIGECFSRTVKDEGFGSLWRGNTANVIRYFPTQALNFAFKDYFKSLFNFKKDRDGYWKWFAGNLGSGGAAGASSLLFVYSLDYARTRLANDAKAAKKGGERQFNGLVDVYKKTLATDGLAGLYRGFNISCVGIIVYRGLYFGMYDSLKPVLLTGKLQDSFFASFALGWVITNGAGLASYPIDTVRRRMMMTSGEAVKYKSSLDAFTQILKNEGAKSLFKGAGANILRAVAGAGVLAGYDKLQVIVFGKKFGSGGA